The genomic DNA AGACCATCTGGCCGGCCCTGTACTCGCGCCGGGTGTTCGGGCCCCGCCCCGAGTACCGCCGCGAGCGCTGGGAGACGCCGGATGGTGACTTCGTGGATGTGGACTTCCTGCAGGATGGCGTGGCGGCGGCCGGCGCGCCCCGGCCGTTGCTGGTGGTCTTTCATGGCCTGGAGGGTTCGTCGCGCAGCCACTACTGCGAAGCGTTCGCCGACCTGGCGCGCGAGCAGGGCTGGGCCTGCGCGCTGCCGCATTTCCGGGGGTGCAGTGGCGAGATCAACCGTGCGCCGCGCGCCTACCACTCGGGCGACCACGCCGAGATCGGCTGGATGCTGCAGCGCCTGCGTGCATCGCACCGGGGGCCGCTGATGGCGGTGGGTGTCTCCCTGGGGGGAAACGCGCTCCTGCGCTGGGCCGCCGAAGTGGGCGAGGACGCCGCGCGCAGCGCGGACGCGGTGGCCGCCGTGTGCTCGCCCATCGACCTGGCCGCAGGCGGGCACGCGATCGGGCGCGGCTTCAACCGGCAGGTCTACACGCGCATGTTCATGCGCACCCTGGTGCCCAAGGCGCTGCAGAAGCTGGCGCAGCACCCGGGGCTGTTCGACCGGCAGGCCCTGGTGGCGGCGCGTGACCTGTATGCGTTCGACAACGTGTTCACCGCACCGCTGCACGGCTTTCGCAACACCGAAGACTATTGGCTGCGCGCCTCCGCCAAGCCGCTGCTGCACCGCATCCGCCTTCCGGCCCTGGTCGTCAATGCGCGCAACGACCCGTTCGTTCCGGCCGCCAGCCTGCCGTTGCCGCAGGAGGTGGCCAACGGGTTCGTCACGCTCTGGCAGCCCCCGCACGGCGGCCATGTCGGCTTTGCCCACGGGCGCTTGCCGGGGCATGTGCGCGCCATGCCCGACGCAGTCGGGGGATGGCTGGCAGAGCATGCGGGGGCCGTGGCGCGCGCGGGAGCACAATCGCCGCATGGATGACATCGTCAAGCAGGCGCTGGTCAAGTGGCCCAATGTGCCCGACTGCTACGGATGGCTCGGCCTGGATGCGCGCGGCCACTGGTACCTGCGCGACGACCAGGTCCAGGCCGCGGGCCCCTTTCCGCGCAGCAAGGGGTCCCTGCTGCAGCATGAAAAGCTGGTCGAATTCATCGCGCGCAATTACGAGCACGACGCGCAGGGGCAATGGTTTTTCCAGAACGGGCCGCAGCGCGTGTATGTGGAACTGGAAGCCACGCCCCTCGTGTGGCGCATACAGCCGGATTTTTCCGTGCTTTCCCACACCGGCCGGGGGGCCGCGGTGCAGGGCTGCCTGGTGGATACGCAGGGGCGGGTCTACCTGGAGTCGGAGCTGGGCGTGGGGCTGGTGCACACCCTGGACGTGCCCCTGGCCGCCGAGGCGGTGGAGGCGGGCCGCTGGGTACCGCTGGATGTGCGGGCAGAGGATTTGCCGGGGCGCTACGGCTTCGTCATGAGCCCGCATGGCCGCTGGAGCGCTGGTGGAATGCAGGGGCGGGCGCCCAGGGCGGGCATGGCGCGCACCTGAAGAAGAAAGAGAAGGAACCAGGGCGCAGAAAGTAAAAAAGCCGGTCCACAGAACCGGCTTTTTCATGGGCCCGCGCGGCGCTCCGCCGCATGCGGGAGAGAAGGGCTTACTTGGCGGCCGCGGCCATGAACTCGACGGCGGCACGCAGATCGGCATCCGACGCCTGAGCGGCGCCACCGCGGGGAGGCATCGCACCCTTGCCCTTGGCCACGCTGTTGTACAGCGCATCAATGCCGGCAGGCAGGCGGGCCGACCAGGCGGCCTTGTCACCAAACTTGGGGGCGCCGGCCACGCCAGCCGCGTGGCACACCTGGCACGCCTGCTTGTACAGGGCTTCGCCAGCGCCTGCGGCGGCAGCGGCCACAGGAGCGGGCGCTGCTGCTGCTGCAGCAGCAGGAGCGGCTTCGGCAGCGGGCGCTGCTGCGGCCGCCGTAGCGGCAGGGGCTGCGGACGCGGCGTCGGCGGCAGCCGCGGGGGCTGCTCCGGCGGGTGCCGCGGGTTCCGCGAACTTGGCGCCGGCGGCGTTGGCCATGTATGCGACGGCCCGCGCGATTTCGGTGTCGTTGAAGTCGCCGCCGCCTTGCGGCGCCATGGCGCCCTTGCCCTTCAGCGCGGATTGGACCAGCGCTTCAAAGCCGGTCTTGATGCGGGCCGACCAGGCAGCGGCGTCCGAGAACTTGGGAGCCCCCGCGGCGCCTGTGGCATGGCAGGCCGCGCACTGGCCCTTGTAGACGTCTTCGCCGCTTCGCAGGGGGCGGTTGGCATCGCGGATTTCGACCATGCCCACCTTCTGGATGCGCTCGGCAATGGCCTTCTCGGGATTGGCTGCGCCAGCGGCCGGCTTGTCGGCCGACGTGACATACAGGACCAAGCCAATGATGGCAAAGATCGGAATCACAAACGAGAAAAGTACCGCGACCAGCAACTGCTTGGGGTTCTTGATCGGGCCGGTATGGGCTTCTTCGTGGTGGTTGTCGCTCATGACGTCCTCAGGGTGTATCGGGGGGCTTTGATGAAATCAACCCTCAATTATATCTGCGGGGCTGGTGCCTCCCCGTGAGCATCGCACAGGCGCTGCGCCAGATGCGCGAGACAGCCCGCGCGCGCCGCCACCCTGCGGTGCGGGCGCGCGTGGCCTGGCGCCGCCGTGCGCGTCAGGACGGATTGCCCGCCACCGCCGCGGCTTCGGGCGCGCCGCCGCCCAGGGCCTTGTACAGCGCCACCTGGTTTTGCAGCTGCGCGAGCTTGACCTGCACGACGGCCTGCTGCGTGGCGAACAGGGAGCGCTGGGCGTCCAGCAGGTCCAGGTAGCTCGATACGCCGTTGCGGTAGCGCAGATCGGCCAGCTGCAGCCGCGCGCCCTCCGCCTGGGCCTGCAGTTGCTGGGCCTCGGCCTGCTCACCCAGGGTGGCCTGGCCCGCCAGCGCATCCGAGACTTCGCGGAAGGCCGTCTGGATGGCCTTTTCGTATTGCGCGATGGCGATGCCCCGCCCGGCTTGCGCACTCTCGAGGTTGGCCTGGTTGCGGCCCGCGTCGAAGATGGGCAGCAGCAGGGACGGCGCGATCGTGAACCCCCACGAGCCGCTCTTGAACAGGCCCGACAGTTCCCCGCTGGCGGTGCCTGCCTGGGCCGTGAGCGAGATGCGCGGGAAGAACGCGGCCCGCGCCGCGCCGATGTTCGCGTTGGCCGCGATCAGCTGCTGCTCTGCCTGGCGGATGTCGGGGCGGCGCGTCAGCAGTTCGGACGGCAGGCCCGCGGGCAACTGCGCCATGGCGGGCGCAGCGGCCAGCCGGCTGCCCGTGAGGCTGGCGCGGATGTCGTCGGGCAGGGACTGTCCGAGCAGCAGGGCCAGGGCGTTCTCGTCCAGCGCGCGCTGGCGCTGCTGCTGCGCCAGGGTGGCGCGTGCCGCCTGGGTCAGGGACTCTGCCTGGCGGAAGTCCAGCTCCGAGGCCACGCCCGCGTCCAGCCGCATGCGCGTGAGGCGCACCGATTCCTCGCGCGACGCGAGGGTCTGGCGCGACAGGTCCAGCAGCTCCTCGTCGGCCAGCAGGTTCAGCCAGCCGTTGGCCACGGCGGCCACCAGGCTGACCTGCGCCGCATTGCGGCCCTCTTCGGTGGCAAGGTACTGCGCGAGCGCCTGCTCCTTGAGGCTGGCGATGCGGCCGAAGAAGTCGATCTCCCAGGCCGAAACCGCAAGTCCGACGCTGAACGAGTTGGTCAGGTCGCCCGTGCCCGCGGCCGGTGCGCGGCTGGCGTTGGCCGCCAGGCCCACGCCCGGGTACAGGTCGGCCCGGCGCACCTGGAACGTGGCGCGTGCCTGTTCGATGTTGAGCACGGCCACGCGCAGATCGCGGTTGTTGGCCAGCGCGGCTTCGATGAGCTGGCGCAGCCGGGGCTCGGCGAAATAGTCCTGCCAGGGGGCCGCGGCCGCAGCGCCCTGCGTGGTGCCGCCGGCGGAAGCCGCTGTGGTGTACGTGGCCGGCACGGGGGCCGCGGGTCGCTCGTAGACGGGGATGAACGAGCAGCCGGCCAGCAGCGCTGCCGCTGCCGCTGCCAGTGCGATGGAGGTGCTGCGGTGATTAGTCATGGGTTCCAACTCCTGCTTCTTCTGCGTGGCGGCGGTTCATTTCCTGCTGGCGCGCGCTGCCCTTGAACAGGCTGCGGACCACCACGAAGAACACGGGCACGAAGAACACGGCCAGTGCCGTGCCCGTGATCATTCCGCCCAGCACGCCCGTGCCGATGGCGCGCTGGCTGGCCGAGCCCGCGCCCGACGCGATGGCCAGCGGCAGCACGCCTAGGCCGAACGCCATCGAGGTCATCACGATGGGGCGGAACCGCAGGTGCGCGGCCGCCAGCGCCGACTCGATCACGCCCTTGCCCTGGGCCTGAAGGTCCTTGGCAAATTCGATGATCAGGATGGCGTTCTTCGCCGACAGGCCGATGATGGTGATCAGGCCCACCTGGAAGTACACGTCATTGGCATAGCCCCGCAGCAGGGTCGCCAGCAGCACGCCCAGCACGCCCAGGGGCACCACCAGGATCACGGCCAGCGGAATCGACCAGCTTTCGTACAGCGCGGCCAGGCACAGGAACACGGCCAGGATGGCGAAGCTGTAGAGGATCAGCGACTGGGAGCCCGCCAGTTTTTCCTCGCGCGACTGGCCGGTCCATTCAAAGCCGAAGCCTGCGGGCAGCTGGCCCGCGAGCTTTTCCATCTCGGCCATGGCGGCGCCCGTGCTGAAACCGGGGGCTGGCGAGCCCGAGATCCGCATGGCGGGATAGCCGTTGTAGCGCACCGTCTGCTGTGCGCCATTGACCCAGCGGGTGGTGGCGAAGGCAGAGAGCGGCACCGGCTTGCCCTGGCTGTTGGCGGCGTTGATCTTCAGCAGATCGTCGGGCTGCATGCGCGAAGGCGCGTCGGCCTGCACGACCACGCGCTGCAGGCGGCCCTGGTTCGGGAAGTCGTTCACATAGCTCGAGCCCAGCGCGGTCGACAGCGCGGAGTTGATGGCATCGAACGGCACGCCCAGGGCGTTGGCCTTGTCGCGGTCGATGTCGATCTGCAGCTGTGGGGCGTCTTCCAGGCCGTCCGGGCGCACCTGCGTGAGCACCTTGCTTTGCGAGGCCATGCCCAGCAGCTGATTGCGTGCCTTCACGAGCGCCTCGTGGCCGGCGCCTCCGCGGTCCTGCAGGCGGAACGTGAAGCCGCTGGCATTGCCCAGCTCGGGAATGGGAGGCGGGCTCAGCGGGAAGATGAACGCATCGCGGATTCCCATCAGGCCGCCGAAGGCCCGGTTGGCAACGTCCTGCGCCGATTGGCCCGGGCCGTGGCGTTCGCTCCAGTCCTTCAAGGTCACGAAGGCAAGGGCGGCGTTCTGCCCCTGGCCGGAGAAGCTGAAGCCCAGCACGCCCACCATGCTCTGCACTTCGGGCTGCTTGAGAATGAACTCCTCGACCTGCTGCATCACGGCCAGCGTGCGCTCCTGTGTCGCGCCGGGGGGCAGCTGCACGTTGACGATGATGTTGCCCTGGTCTTCGCTGGGCAGGAACGAGGTGGGCAGGCGCATGTACACCACGGCGACGGCGCCAATGATGGCGGCGTAGATGACGAGGTAGCGTGCTGCCCGCTTGAGCATGCGCGCCACGAAGCCTTCATAGCCCTTGGCGGTGCGCGAAAAGCCGCGATTGAACCAGCCGAAGAAGCCGGTCTTCTCGTGGTGGTGCCCGGCTTCCACGGGCTTGAGCAGCGTGGCGCACAGGGCCGGCGTGAGCGACAGGGCCATGAAGGCGGAAAAGCCGATGGAGGCCACCATCACCGCCGAGAACTGGCGGTAGATGTTGCCCGTGGAGCCCGCGAAGAAGGCCAGCGGCACGAACACCGAGATCAGCACCACGGTCACGCCGATGATGGCGCCCGAGATCTGGCGCATGGCCTTGCGCGTCGCCTCGAGCGGGGACAGTCCTTCCTCGCTCATGATGCGTTCGACGTTTTCCACCACCACGATGGCATCGTCCACCACGATGCCGATCACCAGCACCATGCCGAACATGGTCAGCACGTTGATCGAGAAGCCCAGCGCCAGCAGCGTGGCGAAGGTGCCCAGCAGAGCGATCGGCACCACGATGGTGGGGATGATGGTGTAGCGCCAGTTCTGCAGGAACAGGAACATCACCAGGAACACCAGCGCCACCGCTTCCAGCAGGGTCTCGGCCACCTGCTTGATGGAGATGTCCACGAAGCGCGAGCTGTCGTAGGGAATGCTCCAGCTCATGCCTTCGGGGAAGTAGCGCGAGAGCTCATTCATCTTGGTGCGCACGGCTTTCGCGGCTTCCAGGGCATTGCCGCTGGGCGACAGCTGGACGCCAATGCCCACGGCGGGCTTGCCGTTCAGTCGCGCGGCCGTGGCGTAGGCCTGGCCCCCCAGCTCCACGCGCGCCACGTCCTTGATGCGCACGGTGGAGCCGTCGGTGTTGGCGCGCAGCACGATGTTGCCGAACTGCTCCACGCTGGAGAGCTGGCCGTTGACCACCACCGTGGCCGCAATCCCCTGGCCCGCGATGTTGGGCAGGTCGCCGATCGTGCCGCTGGCCACCTGGGCGTTCTGGGCGCGGATGGCGGCGGTGATTTCGGCGGCCGAAAGGTTGAAGCTCACCATCTTGGCGGGGTCGATCCAGATGCGCATGGCGCGTTCCGTGCCGAACAGCTGTGCCTGGCCGATGCCCTGCAGCCGCTGCAGCTCGGGGACGATGTTGCGCGACGCGTAGTCGCCCAGGGCCACCGTGTCCGTCGCCGGGTTGGTCGACGAGAGCATGGTGAACAGCAGGAAGTTGGAGCGCGATTTGTCCACGCGCACGCCCTGTTGTGTCACGGCCGAGGGCAGCCGTGGCGTGGCGCGCGAGAGGCGGTTCTGCACATCCACCTGGGCCAGATCGGCATTGGTGCCGGGCTGGAAGCTCAGCGTGATGCTGCCGGAGCCGTCGGCCTGGGCGACGGATTCCATGTAGATCAGCCCCGGTGATCCGTTCATCTCGCGCTCGATGACCGACAGCACGCTGTCTTCGAGCGTTTGCGCGGATGCGCCCGGATAGGCCGCGTTGATGACGATGGCTGGCGGAGCCACCGGTGGGTACTGCGCGATGGGCAGCTGCGTGATCGCCACGCCGCCCATCACCATGATGAACAGGGCGATCACCCATGCAAAGATGGGTCGGTCGATAAAGAACTTGGCCATGCTGGGGTGCCCTTTATGGCTTCGACGAAGACGCGGCAGAAGCGGCGGGTGCCGCAGGTGCTGCTGCTGCGGTCGGCGACGAGGGGGCCGCGGATGGCGCTCCCGGCGCTTGCCATGGAACCGGCTTCACCGGCGTGCCGGGCGGCAGCATCTGCAGCTTCTGGAAGCCGTCCACCATGACCTTCTCGCCAGCCTTCAGCCCGTCGAGAACCACCCAGCGGTTGTTCTGGGCCGCGCTGACCTTGATGGGGCGCTGGGACACTTTGCCGTCCTCGCCCACCACGCTGACCGTGTCACCCTGCTGGGTGCGTGTGACAGCCTGCTGGGGCAGGGTGATGGCATTGCTGGCCTGGGCCTGTTCGATGCGCACGCGCAGGTACAGGCCGGGCAGCAGCTCCCCCTTGGGGTTGGGGACTTCCGCGCGCAGCGTGACCTGTCCCGTGGTGGCGTCCACCGACAGGTCGGTGAACAGCAGCTTGCCGGTCTGGGCGTATTCCGATCCGTCGCCCAGGACGAGCTTGACGCTGGCGGCCTCGGTGCCGCCGGCGCGCTTGAACTGGCCGCTTTCCATGGCGCGGCGCAGCTGGAAGACATCGCTGGCCGATTGGGTGAAGTTCACGTACACCGGGTCGATCTGCTGCACGACGGCCAGGGCAGTGGCTTCTCCCTGCCCGACCAATGCACCTTCCGTGACCAGCGCCCGCCCGATGCGGCCCGATATGGGGGAGGTCACGCTGGCATAGCCAAGGTTGATGTCGGCGGTGCGCACCGACGCCCTGGCGGCGGCCACGTCTGCCTGGGCCTGCTTTTCGGCGGCTTCCGCATTGACGAAGTCCTGCTTGCTGATGGCATTGGCGCTCACGAGCGGGCGGTAGCGTTCCACCTGGGCGCTGGCCTGCGCGAGGTTGGCCTGGGCCTTGGCGAGGCTGGCGCGGGCGCTTTCCGACGCTGCCGCGTACGGGGCAGCGTCAATGCGAAAGAGTGGCTGGCCCGCCTTCACGTCGCTGCCTTCCTTGAAGAGGCGCTGCTGCAGGATGCCCGCAGCCCGGGCGCGCACCTGGGCGACGCGGGAAGCTTCCACGCGGCCCGGCAATTCGGTGATCAGCCCCACATCGCCGGGCGTTGCGGTGACAACCCCAACCTCGACGGGGGGCATCTGCTGCCCGCCGGCCGGGGCTTGGCCGTCGCTTTTGCCGCAGGCAGCCAGCAACACCGCCGCTGCGGTGGCTGCGACCAGGGAGATGGCCTTGTGGGTTGTAGAGGCGCGAAAGGAGGGAATGGCAGATGCGTCACGCGGTGTGGGCATGGGAGTCCTTTTGATTGGCGTCAAGGAATTGGGTTGTAGGGGAAAGGGCCGCTGGCTGGAAGCGCCCCAAGATGAGAGCCCGACAAAATAAGTGCGCGATTATACATACAAACATGAATGTATAATTGCGACCGCCGGATGTCTTGGTGCATCCGGCCGGTGACTAGGCATTGAGAACGAGGAGACATACACCCCATGGCGCGTCGAACCAAAGAGGATGCAATTGCCACGCGCAACAGCCTGATAGATGCTGCGGAGCAGGTCTTCCGGGAGAAGGGGGTTTCGCGTGCTTCCCTGAGCGATATCGCGCAGGCTGCGGGGGCGACGCGGGGGGCGATCTACTGGCATTTCAAGGACAAGGTGGACCTCTTCAGTGCCATGATGGACCGGGTGACCCTTCCGCTCGAGCAGGGCTATGGGGAATTCGAGTGCAGCACCTGTCCGGATCCGGTGCAGCGGCTGCGTGCGGTGATGGCGCTTGTGCTGCGCAGCGTGGCCTCTGACGAGCGGACGCGCCGGGTTTTCGAGATTGCGCTCTACAAGGTGGAATATGTGAGCGAGCTCGTGGGGGTGCGTGATCGTCACGTGGCTGCGTCGGATGGTTTCACCCGCCAGTTGGCGCGCGACTTCGAGCTGGCTGCGCAGTTGCAAGGGGTCGTCTTGCCAATGACGCCCATGGAGGCGGCCGTGGGCTTGCATGCCTTGTTCGATGGGCTCATTCGCAACTGGATCCTGGGCGAAGGCGGCTTCGATCTGGTGGGTGTCGGCGGGGTGAGTACCGATGCCTTTCTTGTGGGGTTGGGCCTGGCATTGCCAGGGGTTGTTGATGCCCAGGATTGCCGTGTTGTGCCCTAGTGCGTCTGTGGGTGCTCGTGTTGGTTGTGGTGCATCGGGGTGGTGTGCGTTTGCTGGCGGCGGTTGCATGCGATAATCCAAGGCTGTGCCAGTTCGGTCGTGCGGCTGTAGCTCAGTGGATAGAGTATTGGCCTCCGAAGCCAAGGGTCGTGGGTTCGATCCCCGCCAGCCGCACCAATGACGCGTGCAATCCAGGGAATGTGTCTCTTCGGGTGATCCTGCGGGGCTGCTAATTTCTCCGTGTTGCAAAAAACTAGTGCTATAATTCGAAATTCTCCGGAGGGGTGCCCGAGTGGCTAAAGGGGGCAGACTGTAAATCTGTTGGCTTACGCCTACACTGGTTCGAATCCAGTCCCCTCCACCAGTGAGAGAGTAGTGTTGAGAGTGATGTCCGGTTTTGCTTGATTGCAAGGCCGGGCGCGCAGAGGCTGTTGGCCGATGCGGGAGTAGTTCAATGGTAGAACCCTAGCCTTCCAAGCTAATGACGCGGGTTCGATTCCCGTCTCCCGCTCCATTGCTCGCTTGTGCTGGTTTGTTGAGTTAGAGATTTTGATGTTGTGCGAGCGGCATCAAGTTGCCCATGTGGCTCAGTGGTAGAGCACTCCCTTGGTAAGGGAGAGGTCGCGGGTCCGATTCCCGCCATGGGCACCACTTTCAGGTGCGTCCGATTCTGGTTGCGCCGAGATCCTGTCGTATTGGTATAGATTTTTTTCGGAGTCGGAAAAATGGCAAAAGGAAAGTTCGAGCGCACCAAGCCTCACGTCAACGTGGGCACGATCGGCCACGTGGACCATGGCAAGACGACGCTGACGGCGGCCATCGCCACCGTGCTGTCCGCCAAGTTCGGCGGCGAAGCCAAGGCATACGACCAGATCGATGCGGCGCCCGAAGAAAAGGCCCGCGGCATCACGATCAACACCGCGCACGTGGAATACGAAACGGCCAACCGCCACTACGCCCACGTGGACTGCCCCGGCCACGCCGACTATGTGAAGAACATGATCACCGGCGCTGCCCAGATGGACGGCGCCATCCTGGTGTGCTCGGCCGCTGACGGCCCCATGCCCCAGACCCGCGAACACATCCTGCTGGCCCGCCAGGTGGGCGTGCCTTACATCATCGTGTTCCTGAACAAGTGCGACATGGTGGACGACGAAGAACTGCTGGAACTCGTCGAAATGGAAGTGCGCGAACTCCTGGACAAGTACGACTTCCCAGGCGACGACACCCCCATCATCCGTGGCTCGGCCAAGCTCGCCCTGGAAGGCGACAAGGGCAAGCTGGGTGAAGAAGCCATCATGAAGCTGGCCGAAGCGCTGGACACCTACATCCCCACGCCAGAGCGCGCTGTGGACGGTGCCTTCCTGATGCCCGTGGAAGACGTGTTCTCCATCTCCGGTCGTGGCACCGTGGTGACCGGTCGCGTCGAGCGCGGCATCATCAAGGTCGGCGAAGAAATCGAAATCGTCGGTATCCGCGACACGCAAAAGACCATCTGCACCGGCGTGGAAATGTTCCGCAAGCTGCTGGACCAAGGTCAGGCTGGCGACAACGTCGGCCTGCTGCTGCGCGGCACCAAGCGCGAAGACGTGGAGCGCGGCCAAGTGCTGTGCAAGCCCGGCTCGATCAAGCCCCACACCCACTTCACCGCTGAAGTGTATGTGCTGAGCAAGGACGAAGGCGGCCGCCACACCCCGTTCTTCAACAACTACCGCCCACAGTTCTACTTCCGCACGACCGACGTGACCGGCGCCATCGAGCTGCCGGCCGACAAGGAAATGGTCATGCCTGGCGACAACGTGTCGATCACCGTCAAGCTGATCAACCCCATCGCCATGGAAGAAGGCCTGCGCTTCGCCATCCGCGAAGGCGGCCGTACGGTCGGCGCTGGCGTCGTGGCCAAGATCATTGCTTAACTGGCAAAGGTATACAGGGGTATAGCTCAATTGGCAGAGCGTCGGTCTCCAAAACCGAAGGTTGTAGGTTCGATTCCTACTGCCCCTGCCACTTGAATGTGGCTCAGAACAAGCCCGCCAGGCCCTGGCGGGCTTCGGTGTCTTAAGTGATGCCGTGAATCGGAAGCAGGAAATACTCAAAGATGGCCACTTCACAGGTTGAAACTGTCAATACAGGCGCAGACAAGGCCAAGCTCGCAGCGGTGGTGGCTTTGGTCATCGCCTCGGTTGCGGGCTTTTATTTGCTGAGCAAGCAGGGTGCTCTCGTCCAATGGGCTGCGCTGATCGTCGGTCTGGTGGCGGCTGCGGGCGTGTTCCTGGTGTCGGAGTCTGGCCGTCAGTTCGTTGCCTTCGCAAAGGATGCATGGCGCGAGGTGAAAAAGGTCGTCTGGCCTACCCGCAAGGAAACCTTGCAGATGACGGCGTATGTGTTTGCCTTCGTGGTGATCATGGCGCTTTTCCTGTGGTTCACGGACAAGACGCTGGAATGGGTCTTGTACGACTTGGTTTTGGGTTGGAGAAAGTCATGACGACCGCTGCGGAAATCACTGGAGCAGAAGCTCCTGCAGGCGCTTCTGCTTCGGCAAATCCGGATCTGCGCTGGTACATCGTCCATGCCTATTCGGGCATGGAAAAGGCGGTGGAGCGCAATATCCAGGAACGCATTGGTCGCTCTGGCATGCAAGACAAGTTCGGTCGCATTCTGGTGCCGACCGAAGAAGTGGTGGAGATGAAAAACGGCCAGCGCAAGACGACGGAGCGTCGCTTGTTCCCTGGCTATGTATTCGTCGAGATGGTGATGGACGACGATACCTGGCACTTGGTGAAGCACACCAACAAGGTGACCGGTTTCGTGGGGGGGGCCAAGAACCGCCCCGCCCCTATTTCCGAAGAGGAAGTCCAGAAGATCGTCAGCCAGATGCAGGAAGGCACGGACAAGCCGCGCCACAAGATCGAATTCATGGTGGGCGAGCTGGTTCGCGTCAAGGAAGGTCCGTTCACGGATTTCAATGGCTCCGTCGAAGAGGTCAATTACGAAAAGAGCCGCGTGCGCGTCTCCGTGATGATCTTCGGCCGCTCCACGCCGGTCGAGCTGGAATTCGGTCAGGTCGAAAAGACATAAGAACATCTTCGATAAAAACCCTGATCGCCCTGGCACGCCAGGGCAAGCAATTGGATGTCGCGCTTTTCGGCTCGGTGCGAACATCGTGATAGCGAGTCGTTAACCCCGGGGAGCCGGTTGCTGCATGGTGCAGCGCAGGCGTTATGACCCGTAAGGAGTAAAACATGGCGAAAAAAATCGTCGGTTTTATCAAGCTGCAAGTCCCAGCTGGTAAGGCCAATCCATCCCCACCCATCGGCCCGGCACTGGGTCAGCGTGGCCTCAACATCATGGAGTTCTGCAAGGCATTCAATGCGCAGACCCAAGGTGTGGAGCCAGGCCTGCCATTGCCCGTGGTCATCACGGCTTTCGCAGACAAGAGCTTTACCTTCATCATCAAGACGCCGCCTGCGACGACTCTGATCAAGAAGGCCATCAAGCTCGAAAAGGGTTCGGCCAATGCGCTGAAGATCAAGGTCGGCAAGATCACGCGCGAACAGCTCGAAGAAATCGCCAAGACCAAGATGAAGGACATGAATGCCGCGAATGTTGACGCAGCTGTCCGTACGCTGGCTGGTTCCGCACGCTCGATGGGCGTGACGGTGGAGGGTTTGTAAATGGCCAAGTTGACGAAAAAGCAAAAAGCCCTGCAGGGCAAGGTTGACAGCACGAAGCTGTACGCCTTTGCGGATGCAGTGGCTCTGGTGAAGGAAGCCGCCACCGCCAAGTTCGATGAATCCATCGACGTGGCCGTGCAGCTCGGCATTGATGCCAAGAAGTCCGACCAAGTGGTGCGTG from Acidovorax sp. A79 includes the following:
- a CDS encoding efflux RND transporter periplasmic adaptor subunit, whose protein sequence is MPTPRDASAIPSFRASTTHKAISLVAATAAAVLLAACGKSDGQAPAGGQQMPPVEVGVVTATPGDVGLITELPGRVEASRVAQVRARAAGILQQRLFKEGSDVKAGQPLFRIDAAPYAAASESARASLAKAQANLAQASAQVERYRPLVSANAISKQDFVNAEAAEKQAQADVAAARASVRTADINLGYASVTSPISGRIGRALVTEGALVGQGEATALAVVQQIDPVYVNFTQSASDVFQLRRAMESGQFKRAGGTEAASVKLVLGDGSEYAQTGKLLFTDLSVDATTGQVTLRAEVPNPKGELLPGLYLRVRIEQAQASNAITLPQQAVTRTQQGDTVSVVGEDGKVSQRPIKVSAAQNNRWVVLDGLKAGEKVMVDGFQKLQMLPPGTPVKPVPWQAPGAPSAAPSSPTAAAAPAAPAASAASSSKP
- a CDS encoding TetR family transcriptional regulator, giving the protein MARRTKEDAIATRNSLIDAAEQVFREKGVSRASLSDIAQAAGATRGAIYWHFKDKVDLFSAMMDRVTLPLEQGYGEFECSTCPDPVQRLRAVMALVLRSVASDERTRRVFEIALYKVEYVSELVGVRDRHVAASDGFTRQLARDFELAAQLQGVVLPMTPMEAAVGLHALFDGLIRNWILGEGGFDLVGVGGVSTDAFLVGLGLALPGVVDAQDCRVVP
- the tuf gene encoding elongation factor Tu; this encodes MAKGKFERTKPHVNVGTIGHVDHGKTTLTAAIATVLSAKFGGEAKAYDQIDAAPEEKARGITINTAHVEYETANRHYAHVDCPGHADYVKNMITGAAQMDGAILVCSAADGPMPQTREHILLARQVGVPYIIVFLNKCDMVDDEELLELVEMEVRELLDKYDFPGDDTPIIRGSAKLALEGDKGKLGEEAIMKLAEALDTYIPTPERAVDGAFLMPVEDVFSISGRGTVVTGRVERGIIKVGEEIEIVGIRDTQKTICTGVEMFRKLLDQGQAGDNVGLLLRGTKREDVERGQVLCKPGSIKPHTHFTAEVYVLSKDEGGRHTPFFNNYRPQFYFRTTDVTGAIELPADKEMVMPGDNVSITVKLINPIAMEEGLRFAIREGGRTVGAGVVAKIIA
- the secE gene encoding preprotein translocase subunit SecE, encoding MATSQVETVNTGADKAKLAAVVALVIASVAGFYLLSKQGALVQWAALIVGLVAAAGVFLVSESGRQFVAFAKDAWREVKKVVWPTRKETLQMTAYVFAFVVIMALFLWFTDKTLEWVLYDLVLGWRKS
- the nusG gene encoding transcription termination/antitermination protein NusG, which encodes MTTAAEITGAEAPAGASASANPDLRWYIVHAYSGMEKAVERNIQERIGRSGMQDKFGRILVPTEEVVEMKNGQRKTTERRLFPGYVFVEMVMDDDTWHLVKHTNKVTGFVGGAKNRPAPISEEEVQKIVSQMQEGTDKPRHKIEFMVGELVRVKEGPFTDFNGSVEEVNYEKSRVRVSVMIFGRSTPVELEFGQVEKT
- the rplK gene encoding 50S ribosomal protein L11, which gives rise to MAKKIVGFIKLQVPAGKANPSPPIGPALGQRGLNIMEFCKAFNAQTQGVEPGLPLPVVITAFADKSFTFIIKTPPATTLIKKAIKLEKGSANALKIKVGKITREQLEEIAKTKMKDMNAANVDAAVRTLAGSARSMGVTVEGL